From the genome of Streptomyces sp. V1I1, one region includes:
- a CDS encoding DUF5133 domain-containing protein, with amino-acid sequence MPDADVIARVMARYRAQERLVLAAPHDPIARRRFEDTAYTLCVLMGERTARAAMLAAERYLGRVRPTPRPAGSPTGTSRRR; translated from the coding sequence ATGCCTGACGCAGATGTGATCGCAAGGGTGATGGCCCGCTACCGGGCCCAGGAACGCCTCGTTCTGGCCGCCCCGCACGACCCGATCGCCCGAAGGCGCTTCGAGGACACCGCCTATACGTTGTGTGTGCTGATGGGCGAGCGTACGGCCCGTGCAGCGATGCTTGCGGCGGAACGCTACCTCGGTCGCGTACGGCCGACCCCGCGGCCCGCCGGGAGCCCCACCGGCACCTCCAGGCGGCGCTGA